In the Anastrepha obliqua isolate idAnaObli1 chromosome 1, idAnaObli1_1.0, whole genome shotgun sequence genome, one interval contains:
- the LOC129236192 gene encoding piggyBac transposable element-derived protein 2-like, with translation MNSEEIRNALNSMENSSVSGEDFSPDEDEYIPDSGSDTRRDDSIDEDLDVSATNVNNTADEEQTETTTPWTSPATGETLKNFEEFTNPPQALQYDAGTPFQYYRKFLTDEILDIIVEETNRNANSQVTGIGTRSSSGMNMWKDTDRQEIMEFLAIVIYMGVVKYTAITNYWNPSTLLKNAFVPQVMARNRFQILLKFIHFADNAQSSETVSKTYKVDKVLQELILAFKQNRPASQKLVIDESMIPLRGRLGFRP, from the coding sequence ATGAATTCCGAGGAAATACGTAACGCGTTGAATTCAATGGAAAATTCCAGTGTTAGTGGTGAGGATTTTAGTCCAGATGAAGATGAGTACATCCCAGATTCAGGCAGTGATACAAGGAGGGATGACAGTATTGATGAAGACCTCGATGTTAGTGCTACAAATGTTAATAATACTGCTGATGAAGAACAGACGGAAACTACGACACCATGGACCTCGCCTGCTACCGGAGAGACTTTGAAGAATTTCGAAGAATTTACCAATCCACCCCAGGCTTTGCAATATGATGCCGGTACGCCATTTCAATATTACAGAAAGTTTTTGACCGATGAGATATTGGATATTATTGTTGAAGAGACAAATAGGAATGCAAACTCTCAAGTAACTGGCATCGGTACTCGCAGCAGCAGTGGGATGAATATGTGGAAAGATACTGATCGCCAGGAGATCATGGAGTTTCTGGCCATAGTCATCTATATGGGAGTGGTAAAATACACTGCAATAACCAACTATTGGAATCCGAGCACATTGTTAAAAAACGCATTCGTCCCACAAGTTATGGCTCGTAACCGGTTCCAGATCCTGCTCAAATTCATTCACTTCGCAGACAATGCCCAGTCCTCTGAAACAGTGTCAAAAACTTATAAAGTTGACAAGGTCTTGCAGGAATTAATTCTGGCCTTTAAACAAAATAGACCAGCTAGCCAAAAACTAGTTATCGATGAAAGTATGATACCTCTCCGTGGTCGTCTGGGTTTTCGACCATAA